The Flavobacterium piscisymbiosum genome includes a region encoding these proteins:
- a CDS encoding phytoene desaturase family protein: MQEFDTIIIGSGVGGLSTAICLARAGQKVLVLEQHYVPGGWSHSFTLKGQRFSPGVHYVGQLEEGQSTNELYRGLGIANDMVFFRMNKNAYEHCLIGNETFDLPAGAENLKKTLTNHFPHEEKNINEYLSLVQKVSYELQLIPTLKGFWQNITVPFRTKHFGKFALFPLKKVIGWHVKDPKLKAVLNIQCGDHGLPPSRACFPVHCSVMSHYFDGGFYPMGGGGGIVKAMTNGVKRHNGEIRVKQNVRKIIIENKKAIGVQLENGEEIFAKNIVSNADPSITYLNLIDKEHLSKSLLKKLDKTKYSVTSLILFLTLDIDVTLYNIDSGNFWMMKDENDDANFEDLMSSNIDSGDSFPSVFISCTTLKDPASFNGRYHNFEIVTYVDYDHLKDFNGLDDYHNEEYKIFKEKIINKLMNNLEKIIPNAKQHIIQAELGTPKTNEFYINSTKGNVYGTEKTLNQVGPFSYKNKTEIENLFLCGACTLSHGVAGATYSGLAAAAAILGCTSDDLLIEDENQKIRIYDAEDSATWPDWVHTKRSDKIRKFV; encoded by the coding sequence ATGCAGGAATTTGACACAATAATTATTGGTTCCGGAGTTGGCGGATTATCAACTGCGATATGTCTTGCAAGAGCCGGACAAAAAGTTCTGGTACTCGAACAACATTATGTTCCCGGAGGCTGGAGTCATAGTTTTACTTTAAAAGGTCAGCGTTTTAGTCCTGGCGTACATTATGTCGGCCAGCTTGAAGAAGGACAATCCACCAACGAATTATATCGAGGTTTGGGAATTGCCAACGACATGGTTTTCTTTAGAATGAACAAAAACGCTTACGAACATTGTTTGATTGGAAACGAAACTTTCGATTTGCCCGCAGGAGCCGAAAATCTCAAAAAAACACTTACTAATCATTTTCCGCACGAAGAAAAAAACATCAACGAATATCTTTCACTGGTTCAGAAAGTGAGTTACGAATTGCAACTGATTCCAACACTCAAAGGTTTTTGGCAAAATATCACCGTACCATTTCGAACCAAACATTTTGGCAAGTTTGCGCTTTTTCCTTTAAAAAAAGTAATTGGCTGGCATGTAAAAGATCCTAAACTAAAAGCAGTCCTGAATATTCAGTGTGGCGATCACGGGCTTCCGCCAAGTCGGGCTTGTTTTCCTGTGCATTGTTCTGTAATGAGTCATTATTTTGATGGCGGATTTTATCCCATGGGCGGCGGCGGCGGAATTGTAAAAGCCATGACAAACGGCGTAAAAAGACATAACGGAGAAATCCGCGTAAAACAAAACGTTCGCAAAATCATTATCGAAAATAAAAAAGCAATAGGCGTTCAGCTTGAAAATGGTGAAGAAATATTCGCCAAAAACATTGTTTCAAACGCAGATCCTTCTATAACTTATCTCAATTTAATTGATAAAGAACATCTCAGTAAATCTCTTCTTAAAAAATTAGATAAGACAAAATATTCGGTTACTTCCTTAATTTTATTCCTTACGCTTGACATTGATGTTACCTTATATAATATCGATTCGGGAAATTTCTGGATGATGAAAGACGAAAATGACGATGCTAATTTTGAAGATTTAATGAGCAGCAATATAGATTCAGGAGATTCATTTCCTTCTGTCTTTATCAGTTGTACAACGCTCAAAGATCCGGCAAGTTTTAACGGGCGTTATCATAATTTTGAAATTGTAACCTATGTTGATTACGATCACTTAAAAGATTTTAATGGTTTAGACGATTATCACAATGAAGAGTATAAAATTTTCAAAGAAAAAATCATCAATAAACTGATGAACAATCTAGAAAAAATAATCCCAAATGCGAAACAACATATTATTCAGGCCGAATTAGGAACTCCAAAAACCAATGAATTTTACATCAATTCGACAAAAGGAAATGTTTACGGAACCGAAAAAACATTAAATCAGGTGGGTCCTTTTTCGTATAAAAACAAAACCGAAATCGAAAATCTGTTTCTTTGTGGCGCTTGTACCCTATCTCATGGTGTTGCAGGTGCTACATATTCCGGTCTTGCCGCTGCGGCTGCAATTTTAGGATGTACTTCTGATGATTTATTAATTGAAGATGAAAATCAAAAAATAAGAATCTATGATGCCGAAGATTCTGCTACATGGCCAGATTGGGTTCATACCAAACGATCCGATAAAATAAGGAAATTCGTTTAA
- a CDS encoding WG repeat-containing protein, with product MKKPLIFLFVLFIQFVNSQELALVKKNGKIGYISKDGNFKIEPQYKSAKSFSEGLAAVEDNGKWGFIDTKGTWVIPATFKDTKEFNSGIAVVQKDKDWVYINTKGEVQTPPPTEKLFDFNDGVAFIRQGKKVGLINSKMTVVLEPKYDQIKSFENGYARVENNKKWGIINTSGKEVVEPLYDEVGNYFKNTTWARKDKTFGLVSSGNFIAVDGADKIWDFEIQDLTYARKGGKIGFIDIKGNWTILPIYDKAKAFSKNLAPVCIGSKWGYINPKAEFVIPPTYSDAEVFSSNGLAPVKEKNWGFINESGKLVIPTQYGITANGFVIALFVQQDKGFIDGIARVKNEGKWGFLRPDGTVLSNQWFENAELFSKSKERNNVSEVAGEKPKAETKPTAKAETKPATKPAAKPAAKKKK from the coding sequence ATGAAAAAACCACTTATTTTTTTATTCGTATTATTTATTCAATTTGTTAATAGTCAGGAATTGGCTTTAGTTAAAAAGAACGGTAAAATTGGATACATTTCTAAAGATGGAAACTTTAAAATTGAGCCTCAATACAAATCGGCAAAAAGCTTTTCTGAAGGTTTAGCTGCTGTTGAAGATAACGGAAAATGGGGATTCATCGATACTAAAGGAACATGGGTAATTCCGGCTACTTTTAAAGATACTAAAGAATTTAACAGCGGAATTGCAGTAGTACAAAAAGATAAGGATTGGGTTTATATTAATACAAAAGGAGAAGTTCAGACCCCTCCGCCTACTGAAAAATTATTTGATTTTAATGACGGCGTTGCTTTTATAAGACAAGGCAAAAAAGTTGGATTAATCAATTCAAAAATGACCGTTGTTCTGGAACCAAAATACGACCAGATCAAATCTTTCGAAAATGGTTATGCAAGAGTAGAGAACAATAAAAAATGGGGAATTATTAATACGTCTGGTAAAGAAGTAGTAGAACCCCTTTATGATGAAGTAGGGAATTATTTTAAAAATACAACCTGGGCAAGAAAAGATAAAACTTTTGGACTTGTAAGTTCCGGAAACTTTATTGCCGTAGATGGCGCTGACAAAATCTGGGATTTTGAAATTCAGGATTTAACGTATGCACGAAAAGGCGGTAAAATTGGTTTTATAGACATAAAAGGAAACTGGACTATTTTGCCTATTTACGACAAAGCAAAAGCGTTCTCTAAAAATTTGGCTCCGGTTTGTATCGGTTCTAAATGGGGATACATCAACCCAAAAGCTGAATTCGTTATCCCGCCAACATACAGCGATGCAGAAGTTTTTAGCTCAAACGGACTGGCTCCGGTAAAAGAAAAAAACTGGGGATTTATTAATGAATCAGGAAAATTAGTAATCCCAACTCAATACGGTATTACAGCAAATGGCTTCGTTATTGCTTTGTTTGTACAACAAGACAAAGGATTTATTGATGGTATTGCAAGAGTAAAAAATGAAGGTAAATGGGGATTTCTTAGACCAGACGGAACTGTATTAAGCAACCAATGGTTTGAAAACGCTGAACTTTTTTCGAAATCAAAAGAAAGAAACAATGTAAGTGAAGTTGCTGGAGAAAAGCCTAAGGCAGAAACAAAACCAACAGCAAAGGCAGAAACGAAACCTGCTACAAAACCGGCAGCGAAACCTGCAGCCAAAAAGAAGAAATAA
- a CDS encoding lipid A biosynthesis acyltransferase, giving the protein MSKWDGKSKGTVLGYRIFVFLIKKAGVKAAYVLLYFVASYYFLFLKKSNKAISYYFKERLGYSWFKSKKMVFKSYYTFGQTIIDKISISAGMRNKFTYEFDGIEILKNLLAEKKGGVLISAHIGNFEIAEHFLGDIDIDFQINLVTTDLEHSAIKNYLESVTQKPTVKFIIIREDLSHIFEINAALSKNELVCFTGDRYFEGTKSLSENILGEEANFPAGPFLIASRLKVPVVFVYVMKEPNLHYHLYAREAVVKHRDEKGLLKAYIESVESMLAKYPLQWFNYFDFWNQLKNN; this is encoded by the coding sequence ATGAGCAAATGGGATGGCAAATCAAAAGGAACTGTTTTAGGGTATCGAATATTCGTTTTTCTTATAAAAAAAGCGGGTGTTAAAGCTGCTTATGTTTTACTTTATTTTGTTGCTTCGTACTATTTTTTATTTCTAAAGAAAAGTAACAAAGCCATTTCTTATTATTTTAAAGAAAGGCTTGGGTATTCCTGGTTCAAATCTAAAAAAATGGTTTTCAAAAGTTATTACACTTTTGGGCAAACCATTATTGATAAAATCTCCATTTCGGCAGGAATGCGAAACAAATTTACCTATGAATTTGACGGAATTGAAATTCTGAAAAATCTTTTGGCAGAAAAAAAAGGAGGCGTTTTAATCAGTGCCCATATTGGAAATTTTGAAATTGCTGAACATTTTCTGGGCGATATAGACATCGATTTTCAAATTAATCTGGTTACGACAGATCTCGAACATTCTGCAATAAAGAATTATCTCGAAAGCGTTACCCAAAAACCTACCGTTAAGTTTATCATTATCAGAGAAGACCTCTCTCATATTTTTGAGATCAATGCGGCACTTTCAAAAAACGAATTGGTTTGTTTTACCGGCGATCGTTATTTTGAAGGCACCAAATCACTTTCTGAAAACATACTTGGCGAGGAAGCCAACTTTCCGGCTGGCCCATTTTTAATTGCTTCAAGATTAAAGGTGCCTGTAGTTTTTGTATACGTAATGAAAGAACCCAACCTGCATTATCACTTGTATGCACGTGAAGCTGTAGTCAAACACAGAGACGAAAAAGGATTATTGAAAGCATATATCGAAAGCGTAGAATCTATGCTCGCAAAATATCCTTTGCAATGGTTCAACTACTTTGATTTTTGGAATCAATTGAAAAACAATTAA
- a CDS encoding beta-ketoacyl-[acyl-carrier-protein] synthase family protein — MNKRVVITGMGIYSCIGTSLDEVKESLYNGKSGIQFDAERKEFGFQSALTGMVPKADLKNLLTRRQRMSIGEETEYAYMATIEALKNANIDDDFFDNREVGIMYGNDSVSKAIIEATDIVREKKDTALIGSGAIFKSMNSTVTMNLSTIFKLRGINLTISAACASGSHSIGLAYFLIKSGFQDIIITGGAQEINKFAMSSFDGLGVFSNRENEPEKASRPFDADRDGLIPSGGGATLILESYDSAIARGANIIAEVVGYGFSSNGGHISTPNVEGPSIAMQRALDDAQLKATDIDYINAHATSTPVGDGNEAKAIFEVFGEKNPYVSSTKSMTGHECWMAGASEVIYSILMMQNDFIAPNINLDNPDEDASKLNLVKTTLNKKFDIFLSNSFGFGGTNSALVVKKFKLNDE, encoded by the coding sequence ATGAATAAGAGAGTAGTAATTACTGGAATGGGAATTTATTCTTGTATCGGAACTTCTTTAGATGAAGTAAAAGAATCTTTATACAACGGAAAATCTGGTATTCAGTTTGATGCTGAAAGAAAAGAATTTGGTTTTCAATCTGCCCTTACGGGAATGGTTCCAAAAGCTGATCTGAAAAACTTATTGACCCGAAGACAACGTATGAGTATTGGTGAAGAAACCGAGTATGCTTATATGGCCACAATCGAAGCATTGAAAAATGCCAATATTGATGATGATTTTTTTGACAATCGCGAAGTAGGTATTATGTACGGAAATGATAGCGTTTCAAAAGCTATTATTGAAGCTACAGATATTGTGAGAGAGAAAAAAGACACTGCTTTAATAGGTTCCGGAGCTATTTTTAAATCGATGAATTCTACAGTAACGATGAATTTATCTACGATTTTTAAACTCCGCGGAATCAATCTTACCATAAGTGCAGCTTGTGCAAGTGGATCACATTCTATTGGATTGGCTTATTTTTTAATAAAAAGCGGATTTCAGGATATTATTATTACCGGAGGAGCTCAGGAAATCAACAAATTTGCGATGAGCAGTTTTGATGGTTTAGGTGTTTTTTCGAACAGAGAAAATGAACCTGAAAAAGCTTCCCGCCCATTTGATGCTGATCGCGACGGATTAATTCCTAGTGGTGGCGGTGCAACTTTAATTCTCGAAAGTTACGATTCTGCAATAGCTCGTGGCGCTAATATTATCGCCGAAGTTGTGGGTTATGGTTTCTCCTCAAACGGCGGACACATCTCGACTCCCAATGTCGAAGGTCCATCTATAGCCATGCAACGAGCGCTTGACGACGCCCAACTGAAAGCAACCGACATTGATTATATAAATGCTCATGCGACCTCAACTCCGGTTGGAGACGGAAATGAAGCCAAGGCAATCTTTGAAGTTTTTGGTGAGAAAAATCCGTATGTAAGTTCTACAAAATCAATGACTGGTCACGAATGTTGGATGGCTGGAGCCAGCGAAGTAATTTATTCTATCTTAATGATGCAGAATGATTTCATCGCTCCAAACATCAATTTGGACAATCCTGACGAAGATGCATCAAAATTAAATTTAGTTAAAACTACGTTAAACAAAAAATTTGACATATTTTTGTCCAATTCCTTCGGGTTCGGAGGAACCAACTCTGCGTTGGTGGTTAAAAAGTTTAAATTAAACGATGAATAA
- a CDS encoding acyl carrier protein has protein sequence MNKEEIIAKINGFLVEEFEVDNDDIEPDANLKDTLGLDSLDYVDLVVSIEANFGVKLVEVDFVGIDSFQSFYDLIENKLKAKTA, from the coding sequence ATGAATAAAGAAGAGATTATAGCAAAAATAAATGGTTTTTTAGTTGAGGAGTTTGAAGTAGATAATGATGATATTGAACCAGATGCTAATTTAAAAGATACACTTGGGTTAGATAGTTTGGACTATGTTGATTTAGTCGTTTCAATCGAAGCTAACTTTGGTGTAAAACTGGTTGAAGTTGATTTTGTCGGGATTGATTCTTTCCAAAGTTTTTATGATCTTATCGAAAACAAATTAAAAGCCAAAACTGCTTAA
- a CDS encoding HAL/PAL/TAL family ammonia-lyase, whose product MNTINEYLSLAEFESIIFGNNKVSISDAVLNRVNESFNFLKEFSGNKVIYGVNTGFGPMAQYRIKESDQIQLQYNLIRSHSSGTGKPLSPVCAKAAILARLNTLSLGNSGVHPSVIHLMAELINRDITPLIFEHGGVGASGDLVQLSHLALVLIGEGEVFYKGDRRPTPEVFEIEGLKPIQVEIREGLALINGTSVMTGIGVVNVHHANKLLDWSLKASCAINELVQAYDDHFSEELNQTKRHKGQQEVAARMRQNLSDSTLIRKREDHLYSGENTEEIFKEKVQEYYSLRCVPQILGPVLETINNVASILEDEFNSANDNPIIDVKNKHVYHGGNFHGDYISLEMDKLKIVITKLTMLAERQLNYLLNSKINEILPPFVNLGTLGFNFGMQGVQFTATSTTAESQMLSNPMYVHSIPNNNDNQDIVSMGTNAAVITSKVIENSFEVLAIELITIVQAIDYLVQKDQISSVTKKWYDDIRNIIPTFKEDQVMYPFVQKVKDYLINS is encoded by the coding sequence ATGAATACAATTAATGAATATTTAAGTTTAGCAGAATTCGAATCCATTATTTTTGGAAATAACAAAGTTTCGATAAGCGATGCTGTTTTAAACCGAGTAAACGAAAGCTTCAATTTCCTGAAAGAATTTTCAGGGAACAAAGTAATATATGGCGTAAATACTGGTTTTGGACCAATGGCCCAATACCGTATTAAAGAATCTGACCAAATTCAGTTACAATACAATTTAATCAGAAGCCACTCTTCAGGAACAGGAAAACCTTTGAGCCCTGTTTGTGCAAAAGCAGCAATTTTAGCCCGATTAAACACTTTATCATTAGGTAACTCCGGAGTTCATCCGTCAGTAATTCACTTAATGGCAGAATTGATCAACAGAGATATTACGCCGCTTATTTTTGAGCACGGTGGTGTTGGTGCGAGTGGAGATTTAGTACAATTATCACACTTGGCTTTAGTTTTAATAGGCGAAGGCGAAGTTTTTTATAAAGGAGACAGAAGACCAACTCCTGAAGTTTTCGAAATTGAAGGTTTAAAACCTATTCAGGTAGAAATTAGAGAAGGTCTTGCGTTAATCAACGGAACATCTGTAATGACCGGAATAGGAGTTGTCAATGTGCACCACGCCAATAAATTATTAGACTGGTCATTAAAAGCTTCTTGCGCCATCAACGAATTGGTTCAGGCTTATGATGATCATTTTTCTGAAGAATTAAACCAAACCAAACGTCATAAAGGACAACAGGAAGTGGCAGCAAGAATGAGACAAAATCTTTCTGACAGTACTTTGATCCGTAAAAGAGAAGACCATTTATATTCAGGCGAAAACACTGAGGAGATCTTCAAGGAAAAAGTTCAGGAATATTATTCATTACGTTGCGTACCTCAAATTCTTGGACCGGTTTTAGAAACGATAAACAATGTCGCTTCTATTCTGGAAGACGAATTTAACTCGGCAAACGACAATCCGATTATAGATGTAAAAAACAAACACGTTTATCACGGAGGAAATTTCCACGGCGATTATATTTCGCTTGAAATGGATAAACTTAAAATTGTTATTACCAAACTAACGATGTTGGCAGAACGTCAGTTGAATTATTTATTAAATTCAAAAATCAACGAAATTCTTCCTCCATTCGTAAACTTAGGAACATTAGGATTTAATTTTGGGATGCAGGGCGTTCAGTTTACTGCAACCTCAACAACTGCCGAAAGCCAAATGTTGTCTAACCCAATGTACGTACATAGTATCCCGAACAACAACGACAATCAGGATATTGTAAGTATGGGAACGAATGCTGCGGTTATTACCTCAAAAGTAATCGAAAATTCATTCGAAGTTTTAGCGATCGAATTAATCACAATCGTTCAGGCAATTGATTATTTAGTACAAAAAGATCAAATTTCATCGGTAACCAAAAAATGGTATGATGATATTCGAAATATAATTCCTACATTTAAAGAAGATCAGGTCATGTACCCTTTTGTTCAAAAAGTAAAAGATTACCTGATCAACAGTTAA
- the fabG gene encoding 3-oxoacyl-ACP reductase FabG, producing MKCVLVTGGSRGIGSAICKKLAVESSYHILINYHSNKTAAEETLQEIQKLGASGEILGFDVSNYEEVQKTLTQWQEANPEAIVEAIVNNAGITKDGLFMWMTPEDWNGVINTSVNGFFNVTQFFIQKMLRNKYGRIVNMVSVSGVKGTAGQTNYSAAKGAIVAATKALAQEVAKRNITVNAVAPGFIRTDMTSQLDEKELLKLIPVNRFGEAEEVADLVSFLISKKSSYITGEIININGGIYS from the coding sequence ATGAAATGTGTATTAGTAACCGGCGGTTCAAGAGGAATTGGAAGTGCTATTTGTAAAAAATTAGCCGTTGAATCTAGTTATCATATCCTGATAAATTATCATTCGAACAAAACTGCTGCCGAAGAAACACTTCAGGAAATACAAAAATTAGGTGCAAGCGGAGAAATCTTAGGTTTTGACGTTTCTAATTATGAAGAAGTGCAAAAAACATTAACACAATGGCAGGAAGCAAATCCTGAAGCAATTGTAGAAGCAATTGTAAACAACGCCGGAATTACAAAAGATGGTCTTTTTATGTGGATGACTCCCGAAGACTGGAACGGAGTTATAAATACAAGCGTAAACGGATTTTTTAATGTAACGCAATTTTTTATTCAAAAAATGTTGCGCAATAAATATGGCCGAATTGTAAACATGGTTTCGGTTTCGGGCGTAAAAGGAACGGCCGGACAAACCAATTATTCGGCTGCAAAAGGTGCAATAGTTGCCGCTACAAAAGCGTTAGCGCAGGAAGTGGCCAAACGAAATATTACTGTAAATGCTGTAGCTCCGGGTTTTATAAGAACCGATATGACAAGCCAGTTAGACGAAAAAGAATTATTAAAGCTAATTCCGGTAAATCGTTTTGGCGAAGCCGAAGAAGTCGCAGATTTGGTAAGCTTTTTGATTTCAAAAAAATCAAGCTATATTACAGGAGAAATTATCAATATAAACGGAGGAATATATTCTTAA
- a CDS encoding ABC transporter permease: MKTGVDIQNYLPHRAPMLMVDLILDIDANFVETTFLIKEDNVFIDNNVFIEAGLIENTAQTCSSIVGKKYFFDEDGTENENVNVLGFISAIKNLKIHLLPKVGDTIITKATLVSKFEGDDYTLCTMRCASIWGHKLLLECEINLFIQKIVSV, translated from the coding sequence ATGAAAACCGGAGTTGATATACAAAATTACTTACCGCACCGAGCGCCAATGCTTATGGTGGATTTAATTTTGGATATAGATGCCAACTTTGTAGAAACCACATTCCTGATAAAAGAGGATAATGTTTTTATCGATAATAACGTTTTTATCGAAGCGGGCTTAATCGAAAACACCGCACAAACCTGTTCGTCTATTGTAGGCAAAAAGTATTTTTTTGACGAAGACGGCACGGAAAATGAAAACGTAAATGTATTGGGTTTTATCAGTGCGATAAAAAACCTTAAAATACATTTGCTCCCAAAAGTGGGCGATACGATTATTACCAAAGCAACTTTGGTTTCAAAATTCGAAGGCGACGATTATACATTATGTACAATGCGCTGCGCCAGTATATGGGGACATAAATTACTTTTAGAATGCGAAATTAATTTATTCATTCAGAAGATAGTTTCAGTGTAA
- a CDS encoding beta-ketoacyl-ACP synthase III, whose product MFEVYITKAAKYLPNEAVSNDEMEDYLGLINDAASKARRIILRNNKITSRYYAIDKTGKSTHNNAELTRNAVVQLFDENFTAQDLEVLSCGTSTPDVFLPSHAAMVHGLLKNKSVELNSSTGVCCAGMNSLKFGFLSIRSGNSKNAICTGSEKVSSWLNAQMYNHEAANLKSLEEQPIIAFKKDFLRWMLSDGAGAFLLENKPRGPISLKIEWMEAFSYAYELETCMYAGGDKLENGEIKSWSDYPPEQWLNESVFAIKQDVKLLDEFILSKGAESMSDAMSKNNIGSDQVDYFIPHVSSNFFVEGLKKGLTEKGIGMADEKWFMNLSRVGNVGSASIYLALEELMNSGNLKTGDRILLSVPESGRFSFAYAYLTVC is encoded by the coding sequence ATGTTTGAAGTATATATTACCAAGGCCGCAAAGTATTTGCCAAATGAAGCTGTTTCTAATGATGAAATGGAAGACTATTTAGGACTCATTAATGATGCCGCTTCTAAAGCAAGACGCATTATTTTGCGCAATAATAAAATTACAAGTCGTTATTACGCCATAGATAAAACAGGGAAAAGCACGCATAACAATGCCGAATTGACCCGAAATGCTGTTGTACAATTATTTGATGAAAATTTTACAGCTCAGGATCTTGAAGTACTTTCATGCGGAACCTCAACACCTGATGTTTTCCTGCCTTCGCATGCCGCAATGGTACACGGATTATTAAAAAATAAATCGGTAGAATTAAATTCATCAACTGGTGTTTGTTGCGCCGGAATGAATTCGTTAAAATTTGGTTTTCTTTCGATACGATCAGGAAATTCAAAAAATGCTATTTGTACAGGATCAGAAAAAGTATCATCATGGTTAAATGCCCAAATGTACAACCACGAAGCAGCAAACCTAAAAAGCCTTGAAGAACAACCTATTATCGCTTTCAAAAAAGATTTCCTACGTTGGATGCTATCTGACGGAGCCGGAGCTTTTTTATTAGAAAATAAACCAAGAGGGCCAATTTCTCTAAAAATCGAATGGATGGAAGCTTTTTCGTATGCATACGAATTAGAAACCTGCATGTATGCCGGTGGAGATAAATTAGAAAATGGCGAAATTAAATCATGGAGCGATTATCCTCCGGAACAATGGTTGAACGAATCGGTTTTTGCCATTAAACAAGATGTAAAATTATTGGATGAATTTATACTTTCTAAAGGAGCTGAAAGTATGAGCGATGCCATGTCTAAAAATAATATTGGTTCAGACCAGGTCGATTATTTTATTCCTCACGTTTCATCTAACTTTTTTGTCGAAGGTTTAAAGAAAGGATTAACGGAAAAAGGAATCGGAATGGCGGACGAAAAATGGTTCATGAATCTTTCAAGAGTTGGTAATGTAGGTTCTGCCTCTATTTATCTGGCTTTGGAAGAATTGATGAATTCAGGAAATTTAAAAACAGGAGATCGTATTCTTCTGTCTGTTCCTGAAAGTGGAAGATTCTCGTTTGCATATGCTTATTTAACCGTTTGCTAA
- a CDS encoding dialkylrecorsinol condensing enzyme DarA: MKNVLVIYYSQSGQLEEIARNIAKPFLNSEEINVTFHEIQLEKPFPFPWDKDSFFDAFPESFLQIPTQLKPVSEEILNTKFDLVLFHYQVWYLSPSIPINSFLKSDDAKKILNNTPVVTISGSRNMWIMAQEKIKTLLKEANAKLVGNVALVDRVGNLISVITIVEWMFSGVKKKHWGILPLPGVSDKDIQESEKFGEIIVSALNQNNFEDLQPKLLANGAVKISPYLVTVDKTANKIFDKWSNLIYKHQKNRKQLLKVFNVYLFLAIWLISPIVYILHLITYPFKLKTIKKETRYYQGV; the protein is encoded by the coding sequence ATGAAAAATGTTCTTGTTATTTATTATTCACAATCTGGACAATTAGAAGAAATAGCACGAAACATTGCAAAGCCTTTTCTAAATTCAGAAGAAATAAATGTAACGTTTCACGAAATACAATTAGAAAAACCTTTTCCTTTTCCTTGGGATAAGGATTCTTTTTTTGATGCTTTCCCGGAATCTTTTCTTCAAATTCCAACTCAACTAAAACCAGTTTCTGAGGAAATTTTAAATACAAAATTCGATTTGGTTTTATTTCATTATCAGGTTTGGTATTTGTCGCCATCGATTCCGATCAATTCATTTTTGAAAAGTGACGATGCAAAAAAAATACTTAACAATACACCTGTTGTTACCATAAGCGGTTCCCGTAATATGTGGATTATGGCGCAGGAAAAAATCAAAACTTTACTAAAAGAAGCCAATGCAAAATTGGTAGGAAACGTAGCGTTGGTAGATCGCGTTGGAAATTTAATCAGTGTAATTACAATTGTAGAATGGATGTTCTCAGGAGTGAAGAAAAAACATTGGGGAATTTTACCTCTGCCGGGAGTTTCTGATAAGGATATTCAGGAGTCTGAGAAATTTGGAGAAATTATTGTTTCAGCATTAAACCAAAATAATTTTGAAGATTTACAACCAAAATTACTTGCAAACGGCGCTGTAAAAATCAGTCCGTATCTTGTTACTGTTGACAAAACCGCGAATAAAATTTTCGATAAATGGTCGAATCTAATTTATAAACATCAAAAAAACAGAAAACAGCTTCTTAAAGTATTTAATGTTTATTTATTCCTCGCAATATGGTTAATCTCACCAATAGTATATATCTTGCACCTTATTACCTACCCTTTTAAGTTAAAAACCATAAAAAAAGAAACTCGATATTATCAAGGAGTTTAG